In Cuculus canorus isolate bCucCan1 chromosome 9, bCucCan1.pri, whole genome shotgun sequence, the following are encoded in one genomic region:
- the GOLIM4 gene encoding Golgi integral membrane protein 4 isoform X1 — translation MGNGMCSRKQKRIFQTLLLLTVVFGFLYGAMLYYELQGQLRKAEATAIKYQQHQESLSAQLQVVYEHRSRLEKSLQKERLEHKKAKEDFLVYKLEAQETLNKGRQDSNSRYSALSVQHQMLKSQHEELKKQHADLEEDHRKQGEEFSRTFSDHKERYLQLQQEKEQEISKLKESLYNLREENRQLRKAHQDIHTQLQDVKQQHKNLLSQHNQLVVTLEDHKSALAAAQSQVEEYKQLKDTLNKMPSFRQPENLEQPNEQVVARAPTLHSDLPMHHEAVAKEHKENEKPKAKEEINTQEKEDEAEPFHLQRRAEGQHVKELNIQEQQEAGEDDEQRVDQVEEERKKELEEEEMEQAGQPEHLEEEQDQVPEDHEWRKQEQKEEETNMLGDHLHSEVTSTKAVTKRHKSAYEQQLEQQHLAAQRAEEANQLREHQESLHQQRLRGQLLRQQQLQEKELQLQQQAKQGEKLYKNQLSQQAQYDNMDHDIVQGEEEQGIREEEGAYDRDNQHQEEGEDDDRNNVNEQQEPEQQVENQQADELKAAVEDVNPADDPNNQGEDEFEEAEQEREENLPDENEKHKETSQKQGHPGMEEHLVMAGNPDQQEDNVDEQYQEEGEEEIQEDLTEEKKRELERNAEEPYGENDENVDEKNNGGVNQEQEMQEENNQKEVHEENYEEDEEEEGRAVAAKTRRRGEM, via the exons ttgtATATGAGCACAGGTCAAGATTAGAAAAATCATTACAAAAGGAAAGGCTTGAAcataagaaagcaaaagaag ATTTTCTGGTTTATAAACTAGAAGCACAGGAAACACTCAATAAGGGAAGG caAGACTCCAATAGCCGATACAGTGCGCTGAGCGTACAGCACCAGATGTTGAAG AGTCAAcatgaagaactgaagaaacagCATGCTGACCTTGAGGAAGATCACCGAAAACAAGGAGAAGAGTTTAGCAGAACATTCAGTGATCACAAGGAGCGATACTTGcaactgcagcaggaaaaggagcagGAGATCTCTAAGCTGAAGG aatccCTGTATAACTTACGTGAGGAGAACAGACAATTGAGAAAAGCTCACCAAGACATTCACACCCAGCTACAAGATGTCAAG CAACAGCATAAGAACTTACTCTCCCAACACAACCAGCTTGTAGTGACATTGGAAGACCACAAGAGTGCACTAGCTGCTGCACAG TCCCAGGTGGAGGAATACAAACAGTTGAAGGACACACTCAACAAAATGCCAAGTTTCCGACAACCTGAGAACTTAGAACAACCAAATGAGCAAGTGGTAGCGCGAGCACCGACTCTTCACAGTGACCTCCCAATGCACCATGAAGCTGTGGCTAAAGAGCATAAGGAG AATGAGAAGCCAAAagctaaagaagaaataaatacccAAGAAAAAGAGGACGAGGCTGAGCCCTTTCATCTGCAAAGAAGGGCTGAGGGCCAGCATGTCAAAGAACTAAATATTCAGGAGCAACAAGAAGCTGGAGAGGATGATGAGCAACGCGTTGATCAAGTTGAAGAGGAACGCAAAAAAGAActtgaagaggaagaaatggaacAGGCAGGTCAGCCTGAGCACTTAGAGGAGGAACAGGACCAAGTACCAGAAGACCATGAGTGGagaaaacaggaacagaaagaagaagaaaccaaCATGTTGGGTGATCATCTTCATTCAGAA GTAACATCAACAAAAGCTGTAACAAAAAGACATAAGTCAGCTTATGAACAGCAACTAGAGCAGCAACATCTCGCAGCccaaagagcagaggaagctAATCAGCTACGAGAACATCAAGAATCGCTGCACCAGCAAAGACTGCGAGGACAGCTGTTACGGCAGCAACAGCTTCAAGAAAAAGAGCTTCAGCTGCAGCAACAGgcaaaacaaggagaaaaactcTATAAAAACCAGCTAAG cCAACAGGCTCAGTATGATAACATGGACCATGATATTGTACAAGGGGAAGAAGAGCAAGGTATTcgggaagaggaaggag CTTATGACCGTGACAATCAGCACCAGGAAGAAGGTGAAGATGATGATCGAAATAATGTGAATGAACAGCAAGAGCCAGAACAGCAAGTAGAAAATCAGCAGGCTGATGAATTG AAGGCAGCTGTGGAAGATGTGAACCCTGCTGATGACCCTAATAATCAGGGAGAAGATGAATTTGAGGAAGCTGaacaagagagagaagaaaatctaccagatgaaaatgaaaagcacaagGAAACCAGTCAGAAACAAGGACATCCAGGAATGGAAGAGCACCTAGTG ATGGCAGGAAATCCTGACCAACAGGAAGATAATGTGGATGAACAATaccaggaggaaggagaagaggag ATCCAGGAAGATTTGACTGAAGAGAAGAAACGAGAACTGGAACGCAATGCTGAAGAGCCATATGgtgaaaatgatgaaaat GTGGATGAAAAGAATAATGGAGGGGTGAATCAAGAGcaagaaatgcaagaagaaaacaaccagaaagaagttcatgaagaaaattatgaggaagatgaggaggaggaaggcagagctgttGCAGCAAAAACTCGTAGACGAGGGGAGAtgtag
- the GOLIM4 gene encoding Golgi integral membrane protein 4 isoform X2 — MYLMALSNLCSLRSCCNLGSQLRRDSNLRAESLPYCIQSVDFLKVVYEHRSRLEKSLQKERLEHKKAKEDFLVYKLEAQETLNKGRQDSNSRYSALSVQHQMLKSQHEELKKQHADLEEDHRKQGEEFSRTFSDHKERYLQLQQEKEQEISKLKESLYNLREENRQLRKAHQDIHTQLQDVKQQHKNLLSQHNQLVVTLEDHKSALAAAQSQVEEYKQLKDTLNKMPSFRQPENLEQPNEQVVARAPTLHSDLPMHHEAVAKEHKENEKPKAKEEINTQEKEDEAEPFHLQRRAEGQHVKELNIQEQQEAGEDDEQRVDQVEEERKKELEEEEMEQAGQPEHLEEEQDQVPEDHEWRKQEQKEEETNMLGDHLHSEVTSTKAVTKRHKSAYEQQLEQQHLAAQRAEEANQLREHQESLHQQRLRGQLLRQQQLQEKELQLQQQAKQGEKLYKNQLSQQAQYDNMDHDIVQGEEEQGIREEEGAYDRDNQHQEEGEDDDRNNVNEQQEPEQQVENQQADELKAAVEDVNPADDPNNQGEDEFEEAEQEREENLPDENEKHKETSQKQGHPGMEEHLVMAGNPDQQEDNVDEQYQEEGEEEIQEDLTEEKKRELERNAEEPYGENDENVDEKNNGGVNQEQEMQEENNQKEVHEENYEEDEEEEGRAVAAKTRRRGEM; from the exons ttgtATATGAGCACAGGTCAAGATTAGAAAAATCATTACAAAAGGAAAGGCTTGAAcataagaaagcaaaagaag ATTTTCTGGTTTATAAACTAGAAGCACAGGAAACACTCAATAAGGGAAGG caAGACTCCAATAGCCGATACAGTGCGCTGAGCGTACAGCACCAGATGTTGAAG AGTCAAcatgaagaactgaagaaacagCATGCTGACCTTGAGGAAGATCACCGAAAACAAGGAGAAGAGTTTAGCAGAACATTCAGTGATCACAAGGAGCGATACTTGcaactgcagcaggaaaaggagcagGAGATCTCTAAGCTGAAGG aatccCTGTATAACTTACGTGAGGAGAACAGACAATTGAGAAAAGCTCACCAAGACATTCACACCCAGCTACAAGATGTCAAG CAACAGCATAAGAACTTACTCTCCCAACACAACCAGCTTGTAGTGACATTGGAAGACCACAAGAGTGCACTAGCTGCTGCACAG TCCCAGGTGGAGGAATACAAACAGTTGAAGGACACACTCAACAAAATGCCAAGTTTCCGACAACCTGAGAACTTAGAACAACCAAATGAGCAAGTGGTAGCGCGAGCACCGACTCTTCACAGTGACCTCCCAATGCACCATGAAGCTGTGGCTAAAGAGCATAAGGAG AATGAGAAGCCAAAagctaaagaagaaataaatacccAAGAAAAAGAGGACGAGGCTGAGCCCTTTCATCTGCAAAGAAGGGCTGAGGGCCAGCATGTCAAAGAACTAAATATTCAGGAGCAACAAGAAGCTGGAGAGGATGATGAGCAACGCGTTGATCAAGTTGAAGAGGAACGCAAAAAAGAActtgaagaggaagaaatggaacAGGCAGGTCAGCCTGAGCACTTAGAGGAGGAACAGGACCAAGTACCAGAAGACCATGAGTGGagaaaacaggaacagaaagaagaagaaaccaaCATGTTGGGTGATCATCTTCATTCAGAA GTAACATCAACAAAAGCTGTAACAAAAAGACATAAGTCAGCTTATGAACAGCAACTAGAGCAGCAACATCTCGCAGCccaaagagcagaggaagctAATCAGCTACGAGAACATCAAGAATCGCTGCACCAGCAAAGACTGCGAGGACAGCTGTTACGGCAGCAACAGCTTCAAGAAAAAGAGCTTCAGCTGCAGCAACAGgcaaaacaaggagaaaaactcTATAAAAACCAGCTAAG cCAACAGGCTCAGTATGATAACATGGACCATGATATTGTACAAGGGGAAGAAGAGCAAGGTATTcgggaagaggaaggag CTTATGACCGTGACAATCAGCACCAGGAAGAAGGTGAAGATGATGATCGAAATAATGTGAATGAACAGCAAGAGCCAGAACAGCAAGTAGAAAATCAGCAGGCTGATGAATTG AAGGCAGCTGTGGAAGATGTGAACCCTGCTGATGACCCTAATAATCAGGGAGAAGATGAATTTGAGGAAGCTGaacaagagagagaagaaaatctaccagatgaaaatgaaaagcacaagGAAACCAGTCAGAAACAAGGACATCCAGGAATGGAAGAGCACCTAGTG ATGGCAGGAAATCCTGACCAACAGGAAGATAATGTGGATGAACAATaccaggaggaaggagaagaggag ATCCAGGAAGATTTGACTGAAGAGAAGAAACGAGAACTGGAACGCAATGCTGAAGAGCCATATGgtgaaaatgatgaaaat GTGGATGAAAAGAATAATGGAGGGGTGAATCAAGAGcaagaaatgcaagaagaaaacaaccagaaagaagttcatgaagaaaattatgaggaagatgaggaggaggaaggcagagctgttGCAGCAAAAACTCGTAGACGAGGGGAGAtgtag
- the GOLIM4 gene encoding Golgi integral membrane protein 4 isoform X3: MGNGMCSRKQKRIFQTLLLLTVVFGFLYGAMLYYELQGQLRKAEATAIKYQQHQESLSAQLQVVYEHRSRLEKSLQKERLEHKKAKEDFLVYKLEAQETLNKGRQDSNSRYSALSVQHQMLKSQHEELKKQHADLEEDHRKQGEEFSRTFSDHKERYLQLQQEKEQEISKLKESLYNLREENRQLRKAHQDIHTQLQDVKSQVEEYKQLKDTLNKMPSFRQPENLEQPNEQVVARAPTLHSDLPMHHEAVAKEHKENEKPKAKEEINTQEKEDEAEPFHLQRRAEGQHVKELNIQEQQEAGEDDEQRVDQVEEERKKELEEEEMEQAGQPEHLEEEQDQVPEDHEWRKQEQKEEETNMLGDHLHSEVTSTKAVTKRHKSAYEQQLEQQHLAAQRAEEANQLREHQESLHQQRLRGQLLRQQQLQEKELQLQQQAKQGEKLYKNQLSQQAQYDNMDHDIVQGEEEQGIREEEGAYDRDNQHQEEGEDDDRNNVNEQQEPEQQVENQQADELKAAVEDVNPADDPNNQGEDEFEEAEQEREENLPDENEKHKETSQKQGHPGMEEHLVMAGNPDQQEDNVDEQYQEEGEEEIQEDLTEEKKRELERNAEEPYGENDENVDEKNNGGVNQEQEMQEENNQKEVHEENYEEDEEEEGRAVAAKTRRRGEM; this comes from the exons ttgtATATGAGCACAGGTCAAGATTAGAAAAATCATTACAAAAGGAAAGGCTTGAAcataagaaagcaaaagaag ATTTTCTGGTTTATAAACTAGAAGCACAGGAAACACTCAATAAGGGAAGG caAGACTCCAATAGCCGATACAGTGCGCTGAGCGTACAGCACCAGATGTTGAAG AGTCAAcatgaagaactgaagaaacagCATGCTGACCTTGAGGAAGATCACCGAAAACAAGGAGAAGAGTTTAGCAGAACATTCAGTGATCACAAGGAGCGATACTTGcaactgcagcaggaaaaggagcagGAGATCTCTAAGCTGAAGG aatccCTGTATAACTTACGTGAGGAGAACAGACAATTGAGAAAAGCTCACCAAGACATTCACACCCAGCTACAAGATGTCAAG TCCCAGGTGGAGGAATACAAACAGTTGAAGGACACACTCAACAAAATGCCAAGTTTCCGACAACCTGAGAACTTAGAACAACCAAATGAGCAAGTGGTAGCGCGAGCACCGACTCTTCACAGTGACCTCCCAATGCACCATGAAGCTGTGGCTAAAGAGCATAAGGAG AATGAGAAGCCAAAagctaaagaagaaataaatacccAAGAAAAAGAGGACGAGGCTGAGCCCTTTCATCTGCAAAGAAGGGCTGAGGGCCAGCATGTCAAAGAACTAAATATTCAGGAGCAACAAGAAGCTGGAGAGGATGATGAGCAACGCGTTGATCAAGTTGAAGAGGAACGCAAAAAAGAActtgaagaggaagaaatggaacAGGCAGGTCAGCCTGAGCACTTAGAGGAGGAACAGGACCAAGTACCAGAAGACCATGAGTGGagaaaacaggaacagaaagaagaagaaaccaaCATGTTGGGTGATCATCTTCATTCAGAA GTAACATCAACAAAAGCTGTAACAAAAAGACATAAGTCAGCTTATGAACAGCAACTAGAGCAGCAACATCTCGCAGCccaaagagcagaggaagctAATCAGCTACGAGAACATCAAGAATCGCTGCACCAGCAAAGACTGCGAGGACAGCTGTTACGGCAGCAACAGCTTCAAGAAAAAGAGCTTCAGCTGCAGCAACAGgcaaaacaaggagaaaaactcTATAAAAACCAGCTAAG cCAACAGGCTCAGTATGATAACATGGACCATGATATTGTACAAGGGGAAGAAGAGCAAGGTATTcgggaagaggaaggag CTTATGACCGTGACAATCAGCACCAGGAAGAAGGTGAAGATGATGATCGAAATAATGTGAATGAACAGCAAGAGCCAGAACAGCAAGTAGAAAATCAGCAGGCTGATGAATTG AAGGCAGCTGTGGAAGATGTGAACCCTGCTGATGACCCTAATAATCAGGGAGAAGATGAATTTGAGGAAGCTGaacaagagagagaagaaaatctaccagatgaaaatgaaaagcacaagGAAACCAGTCAGAAACAAGGACATCCAGGAATGGAAGAGCACCTAGTG ATGGCAGGAAATCCTGACCAACAGGAAGATAATGTGGATGAACAATaccaggaggaaggagaagaggag ATCCAGGAAGATTTGACTGAAGAGAAGAAACGAGAACTGGAACGCAATGCTGAAGAGCCATATGgtgaaaatgatgaaaat GTGGATGAAAAGAATAATGGAGGGGTGAATCAAGAGcaagaaatgcaagaagaaaacaaccagaaagaagttcatgaagaaaattatgaggaagatgaggaggaggaaggcagagctgttGCAGCAAAAACTCGTAGACGAGGGGAGAtgtag